The Gemmatimonas phototrophica region GCAGATTGGTGGCGTAGCCACCGTAACTCGTGCCGTGCACTCCCAATCGGGTGCTGTCGGCAATGCCCAGCTCAATCACCTTGTTGGCGGCGGCCGTCACGCTTTTCACCCACGCTTCGCCCGGAAACCCCACGTCAAAACGCACGCTGGGCTTGACCACCACATAGCCGTTGGCGTTGAGCAGATTGGCGGTGGCGTCCCAGCTGTCATTGAAAAAGTCTTCGTAGATCAACATGACCGTGGGGTAGCGCTGCCCTTTCACGTAATTGGCCGGGTAATGCACGACGCCAAACTCACGTGCGCCATCCGCGTCGAGCCATTGCAGCAGTTCCGTTTGCCCCAGGGAGGTCTGCGCGAGCGAAGGATTGGCGTTCGTGAGCGGTTGCCAGCTGGTCAAGGCGCCCCGCAGCGCAAACAAGTCGGCGGGACGATTCCCGGCGCCGGCGCTCACCACCAGCGTACTGCCATCGGCAGACACCGTGCTGGCGCCAATGATGCGGGAATCGGTGGGCACCGTATCCAGCCGCCGCGCGGCAATGTCGTAGCGCAGCATGGCGCGCTCCCACGCCGTACGCGACTCCATGGTCATGAGCAGCTGCTGATCGTTCTGCATGGCCCCGACATATCGCACCCGCGGTGTGGTCAGCACCGAGTCGCTGCTGGCTACGATCATGGTACGCTCACGCGACGCGGTGTTGAGCAGCCACACGCCATCACGATTGGTCGCCACCAGCGCGGACGTGCCAACCCACGCGACGGGCGTGAATCGTTCGCGCGCCCGCCGTGTACGTGCGGTGCTGGAGGTATCGCTGCGCGGTGTGGTGTCCCCCGCAAGGCGGGTCCGGGACGTATCCCCAAGGATGCCCACGAACAACTGATCGTCGCGCGTAAACGCGTAGCGCCGGCCGTCCCGGTCCCACACCGGGCGAATGGTGCGCAGGGAGGGGAAGAGTTGCGTGGGGGCGCCACCAGCGGTCGGGCGCACCCACAATTGCTGCTCGGTCCCACCAATCACGTCGTAGTCGGTCTTTTTGGTGATGTCCTCCGAATACACCACCAACTGCCCGTCGCGCGTGAGCTGCCACTGCTGGCGCATCCCTTCCGGCAGAACTTCAGTCAATGCACCACTTCGGCGATCGATTTGCACGACCGATTCCACCGCGCCCAGCCGCTGCAGCCCATTCCAGGCGAGAAATGGTTCCGTACTCGACTGTACAATGCGCGGCCCCGTCGTGAGTCGGGCAAACTCGGCCGTCGCCTTTGTACGCCACGCCTCGCTGCGCACGGCCAGCACGAGGCTGGTGCCGTCAGAATTCCACCGCATATCCGAACCGGCAAAAGCGTAGCGCCCCCCTGGGATGGTCAGCGAGCGCGTCCGCCGCGTGGCGCGGTCCCACAGCAGTACGTCAAAGCGGTCGTCCTGCCGTTGTACCAACACCGCCAACACGCCCGCGTCCGGGCTCCACGCCGTCCCGCCTATGACACGGGGCTCGGTGAAGAGCGGGATCCGCTCACCGCTCCGCGTATCAATCACCCACGCCTCCCGTCGCTGTGGTGCGGCGTAGGTGGGATCGCCAAAGTTGCGGTTGTAATCAATCCCCATGCTGCTGCGTGGGCGCGCCATGAGCGCCACGGCAAACCGGCCGTCATCGCTCAGCGCACTCAGCGTCGTGGTGCGGATATCCAGCAGATCATCCAGCCCCAACGTGCGGGGAGCGCCCGATTGTCCAGTACTCGCGGCTGTCGCCGCAGGTTGCGCGCGAAGTGCACCGGTCACAGGGAAGATGAGGGTGACGGCAACAAGCAGCGCGTGGCGGGTAGAACGCGAAGGACGTGGCACGGGAGAGCACCCCGGATGAAGACGTGAGCGTACGGAATCCGGACAAATTGGTGCCCCAACAGGGCTGAGCGTAAGGAAACGCCACCTCCCCAGTACGCCGCCTGTCGGGTGAATCCTCACGGACAAGGGGGTTTTCACCCGCTGATGCCCAAGGCACCGTCACGGCAGACTACGAGGTACATGCCGTCGCTCATTCGTTTCTCCGTTGCTCAGCTGTGCGGAACGCTCTGTCTTGCGTTGCCCGCATCCGTGTTGGCCCAGCCGGCCGCTCCGCGCGATTCCGCGCATGGGGCCCGCCTGCCGTTCGGCACCGGCGAGGTGCTCGACTACAAGGTGAACGTGTCCTTCGGCGGCAACATTGGCCACGGGCAGATGCGAGTGGAGGGCCCCGTGGCCGAGCGTGGTGTCACCACATGGCGCCTGGTCTCGGAAATGAAGGCCAAGCGGGCCTTCGTGAAAGCCACCGACAAGACGACCTCGTGGATTGACCCGCTCCGCTTTGCCACCACCCGTTTTGAAAAGGTGGAGCGGCATCCGCTCTCCAACTCCAGCGAAACCGTGGAGATGGATCTCGTCGCCGGGACGTGGCGTGAGGCCAAGGGGGAGCCCCAGGCGCTCGCCTCTCAGTTCCCGCTGGATGAGCTCTCCTTCCTGTACTTCCTGCGCACGCTGCCGCTGGACAAGGAAGGGTCGCACCACTTCAACCGCCACTTCGATGACACGCGCAACCCAACCATGGTCACGGTGGGCGCGGAGGAAGCGGTGGACACACCGCTCGGTACGTTTCCGACCCGCGTGGTCATCATGCACGTGCGCGACCCGAAGCACTACAAAGGGGTTGGGCTCATCAAGATCAACATTGATCTGTCGGCATGCCGGCTCCCGGTACGCATCGTGAGTCGCATGCCCATTGTGGGCACCACCACCCTCACGCTGGTGGGACGAACGGACTCGCCAAATCACTGCGAGTCGTAACGCCCCTGCCTCGCACCATGGGCCGGTAGTCGGATAACCCCCTACAGGTGCGAGATGAGACCCTCACCAAAGATACGGACAGCCCCGACCGCGCGCCTGCGGTCCCGAAGCGAATCTCATCCACACAGGTGATACGCTAGTCGGACCAAACACTTCTGCTGCACTGAGGACAACACGATGCGCTCCCTGATTTCGCATCTCTCCATATCCGCCGCCGCGCTGCTGCTCATCGCCGCCACCCCGAGCAGCATTCCCGGTGCACTGACGCTGGGCGAAGGGAGCCGCCTCTGGTTTGACGGAACATCCACTCTCCGCAGCTGGAGCTGCAGCGCCGACAAGATCGACGCCACGCTCAACTCGCCGGTGGATGACGTCATCGACCACACCCTTGATGGCAAGAAAGTGGCAGGCACCGTGCAGGTGGATTTCCCCGTGAGCAAGCTCGAGTGCAAGAACGGCACGATGAACGAGCACATGGGCAAGGCGCTCAAGACCAAGGAATTCACGAACATCCGCTTCACGATGACGAGCTACGATGTGGCCAAGGGCAGTGCCGTAACCGGCACGCTTCAGGGCACGCTGCAGCTGGCCGGCAAGACGATGCCGATTTCGGTGCCGGTCACCTTTGGCACGGCGGCCGACGGCGCGATGCGCGTCACCGGCAAGGTGCCCGTGAAAATGACCGACTGGGAAGTCAAGCCGCCCACGCTCATGCTCGGCTCCATCAAGGTCGGGCCCGTGGTCACCGTGAACTTCGATCTCCAGCTGCAAAAGGGCACCACCGTTACGCAGTAAGTATGACGTCAGTACGCAGTACCAACACTCCCCTCTCATTCAATTCCGAGACACGATTTTATGACTCGCACTCGTCTCCTGGTTGCCGCCACCGGTCTGCTGGCCGCCCTCAATCCCCTTGGCGCGCAGTCTACCACGGATAGCGCTGGCGTTTCGCAGCGCACGCTCGATATCCAGTATCTCCGCCCGCAGGATCAGCGCGGCATCAACATGTTCGAAACGCCGAAGGTGGCGGGTGCCGCCTACAATGGCTTCAAGGTGCAGTGGGGCGCGGCCTTCGCGCAGCAGTTCCAGGGGCTGACCCACAAGAACACGGCCGACTCGGTGTTCCAGGGCGCCACGGCAGCCGTTCCGGGCAATGCTGGCGCCGCTGCTGTCGCCAATCGCAATCGCTTGCAGCGCATCGGCAACGGCTTCAACAACGCCGTTGCCAACGCCTACATGCACGCGCAGCTCGCCAAGGGTATCCGTATTCAGCTCACCAGCTATCTCTCGGCGCGCCACCATAACGAAACGTGGGTGAAGGACGGCTTCATTCAGATTGACGACACGCCCATCGATCTGCCGATCCTCAACTCCATCATGAAGTACACGACCATCAAGATCGGCCACTTCGAAGTGAATTACGGTGATTTCCACTTCAAGCGCTCGGACAACGGTCAGGTGCTGTACAACCCGCTCGTCGGCAACGCCATCATGGATGCCTTCACGACCGAAGTGGGTGCCGAAGCGATCTTCCAGAAGAGTGGCTTCCTCGCCGTGGCCGCACTGACTAACGGTGAAGTGCGCGGACAGATTCTCCGTGCCTCCGATCGCTCGCCCGCCTTCATGGGCAAGCTGGGCTTCGACAAGCAGTTGAACGCCGATGTGCGCACACGGCTGACGGCGTCGTATCGCAACCAGGGATCGGCCGCCAACAACACGCTCTACAGCGGTGACCGCGCCGGCTCGCGCTACTACTACGTGCTCGAAAACTACGTCTCCACGGAAGCGGCCAACTTCACCTCGGGCAACATCAACCCGGCCTTCACCGACAAGGGCAACAGCGTCATGGTGAACCCGTTCCTCAAGGTGAAGGGCGCCGAGTTCTTCGGCATGTACGAAGTGGCCAAGGGTCGTGCGGCGCCGAATACGAACCCGACGCGTGAAGTGAAGCAGTACATGGCGGAAGGCACGTATCGCTTCCTCAAGGGCGACAAGCTCTTCCTGGCGGCCCGTTGGAATCAGGTAACCGGCGACCTGGGTGGCCTGAACAACAACATCACCGTGACCCGGGCGAACGCGGGTGGTGGCTGGTTCATTCTGCCCACGCTGCTGCTCAAGGGCGAACTGGTGACCCAGAAGTACGAAGGCTTTGCCCGCACGGACATCCGGAACGGTGGCCAGTTCCGTGGCTTCATGCTCGAAGCGGCCACCAGCTTCTAAGGCGGGACGTCACACCACGAAGCGTCAGCGCCACGATCAGCGGGCCTCCGTTCCCTCGGGAACGGGGGCCCCTGCCCGTTTCGCCCTTCCATTGCCGATGCGCGCCCGAAGGGTAGCTTCGCGTCATGGCTCTCTTCCTCGCTCTCCGACGCGGCGTGGTTTGGTCCGCCGCCTTCGTCTTCAGCGCGTCCTGCACCAGCCTGCTGGACGCTCAGCCAGCTTCGGCGGCCGGTCGATCGTCGCGTCCCCAGCCCGCGCTTCGGCACGGATTTGCTCCCGAACGGCTGGCGCGCATTGACACCATGCTCAACGAAGCGGTGCGACGTGAGGAGGTGGGAGGGCTCGTGGCCTATGTGCTGCGTGACGATCAGGTGGTGTACGAACGCGCCGTCGGGTGGAGCAATCGGGAGCAGCGCATTCCCATGGCCCCCAATGCCCTGTTTCGCATTGCTTCGCAAACCAAGGCGCTCACCAGTGCAGCGGTGCTGATGCTCATGGAAGAGGGAAGATTGTCGCTGGGCACACCCGCCAGCCGGTTCATGCCGACCTTTGCGCGCACCACGGTCGCGGAACGGACGGATACCGGCGTGACCATCGTGCCGGCGCGGCGCCCCATCACCATCAAGGATCTGCTCACCCATACCGCCGGCATTTCGTACGGCGTGGATGCGACGGTGGCCGAGAAGTATCGGGCCAAGGGGCTAGGGCCGGCAGCAGGCTATGGCTGGTATACCGCCGACAAGAGCGTGCCCATTTGCACCACCATGGATACGCTCGGGACATTGCCGTTTGTGGCCCAACCCGGCCAGCGTTTCGTGTACGGCTACAACACCGATGTGCTGGGGTGCATTGTGGAGCGGGCGTCGGGGAAGCCACTCGATGTGTTTTTGCGCGAACGGCTCACGCAACCGCTGGGCATGATGGATACCCACTTCTTCGTGCCGGAAGCCAAGCGCGCGCGCCTGGTCACGGTGTACAGCAGTAGCGCGCAAGGCACCACGCGGGCCGAAGACGGTGCGAAGGGTCAGGGGCACTATGTAGACGGACCACGCATGAGCTTTGCCGGTGGTGCCGGGCTGGTCTCCACGGCGCAGGACTATGCGCGCTTTTTGCAAATGATCGCGCACCGAGGCAGCTGGCGTGGCACGCACTATCTCGCGCCGCACACCGTGGGGCTCATGACCTCACACCAGATTGGAGCGCTCTACGGGCCCGGCCTCGGGTTTGGGCTGGGCTTTGAGACGGTGGAAGCATATGGCGCCTCCAACCTGGCCTCCCGGGGAACGTTCGGCTGGGGCGGCGCCTACGGATCCAATTACAAGGTTGATCCCGCTGAGGGATTGGTCATTGTCGTGATGATGAACCAGCTCCCCAACACCAGTGACGTGGTGGCACGCTTCCAAACCATGCTGTATGCGGCATTGATGGAGAGCCGGGCGCGGTAGTTGGCCGTTGGTCTTCACCACCCTTTCCAGAGAATCCCTATGCCTCGCGCAGTGCCTCGGCTCGTTTCACATCTGACGCTCTTGGTGGCGCTGATCATCGCGCTGCCACGTGCGGCCCACGCCACCTGGTCGGTGATCGCCGTGGACAAAGCCACCGGACGGGTGGTCATCGCGTCAGCCACGTGCGTGAACAACACCGACAGCTTTCTGATGGGCGTGCAAGCCGTCATCGTCCCCGGCAAAGGCGTCGCCGCCTGTCAGGCCGGTGTCGATCGCACCAAGGCCAATCAGATGCTGGTGTATCGCGAGTTGCAGAAGGGCACCGACCCGGCGCGCATCATCGAGATGCTCTCGGAAGACCCGGCCTTCCAGTCACGGCAGTTTGGCATTGTGGACCTGCAGGGCCGCCACGCGGGGCACTCCGGACTCGCCAACGGCTATGTCACGCAGGACATGCAAGGGCAGGTGCCGGGCACGGAGATCTACTACTCCATTCAAGGCAATATTCTTCGGCCGGGTGACGTGGTCCCCAACGCCGTGCGAGCGTTTGTACAGACCCAGGGCTCGCTCACCGATCGGGTCATGGCGGCCCTCGAAACCGCGGACCGCTTTGGAGGGGACAGTCGATGTGACTGCCCACCGTTGCCGGCTGGCGGGAGTGCGGCGCTGATCGCCTGTGAAGGGCGGACATCGTACATCGCCTACATCCTCATGGCCAATGCCACCGACACCAGCGGCGATTCTCACAACAATGGCACGTACGCCATGTATCTCACGGTGACGCAGCCCGATCAGGGTGGCCCCAACGCCATCAAGCCCGGGGAGAATCTCAATCCGGTCAAAACCCTGCGCCTGCGCTACGATACGTGGCGCAAGACGCAGCCGAGGAGCTTCAAATGACCCGCCGTGCCACACGATGGATTGCTCTCGCAGGAGGGCTGGCCGTTGCCCTGAGCACCGCACCGGGGCTGCTGTCGGCGCAGCCCCGCGCTCCCATGCGGGTGCTGTCGCTCACATCAAGTGCGTTTGACGATGGGGCGCTGATCCCCGCGCGCCATGCGCAAACCGGGCGCGATGTGTCGCCGCCACTGGCGTGGCGTGGCGCGCCCGATTCCACGCGGAGCTTTGTGCTGGTGGTACACGATGCGGACGCCGCTGCCGGCGATGGCACCGACGATCTGCTGCATTGGCTGGTTTGGAATATTCCCGGCACCGCGAACTCGCTGCCGGAAGGGATGGCGGCCGGCGCACAGCTCCCCAACGGCGTGCGCCAGATCAGTGCGAGTGGCCCCTACTATCGCGGACCGGCGGCGCCGGCCTCGGGTCCGGCTCATCACTATGTCTTTGAGCTTTACGCACTGGATATCGCCGTCAGTCAGGCACCGGCGGCCCTGCCGCCAGCGCTCACTCGCGCGACCATCATGCGGGCCATCAGCGGGCATGTGCTCGCGAAAGGTGTGCTGGTGGGGCGGTACCAGCGACCGGCACCATAGCGGGACTAGTTGTTACCAGCTTGACACACGGGGAAGGTGAGGTGGTGACGAAGGCAGGAGAGAATCGACCATGCGCATTCTCTTCTGCACCGACACCTATCCACCACAGCTCAATGGCGTGAGCGTCGTGACGGCCGCGATGGTGGCGGGGCTGCACCGTCGGGGATGGGAGTGTGCGGTGATTGCGCCTACGTACCCACCGGGAACGCGGGACGTGCTGCCTGTTCCGGTGGCGGTCGCACAGCATGCCGTCCCGGCGTTCTCGTGGCCTCCGTATCCTGACGTTCGGCTTGCCCTGAATGCGCGCGGTCGGGTACGCGACATCATTCGGGACTTTGCGCCCACGGTGGTGCACTGCGCATCCGAGCTCGCGATCGGGCGCGCCGGATTGCTTGAGGCGCGGGCCCACGGCATTCCCGTCTGCACCACCTACCACACGGATTTTTCGCGCTACTGTGACGCGTACGGTGTGCCCTGGCTGCGACCGGCGGTGACCCGTTGGATTGCCCGGTTTCACCGGCGGGCAGATCTCACCCTGACGCCGTCCCGCGCGGCACGCCAGTCACTGCACGATCTCAACGTTCGTCATGTCCGCGTCTGGAGCGGCGGCATCGACGCCGATCAATTTCATCCCCGACACTTCTCCCTCCTCACGCGCCATCGCCTGGCCATGGGCCAGGCGTTCACGTTCCTGTACGTCGGGCGACTGGCGCCGGAGAAGAGCGTGGAGGTGGTGCTGAGCGCGTTCGCGCGGCTCGCTGCCCAGTGCCCGGCGGGCAGCGTCCGGCTGCTGGTGGCCGGGACCGGCCCCAGCGAGGCGGCGCTGCGCAATCAGGCCCCGCCAGGCGTGACATTTTTGGGAGCGGTGAACCGCGCGACGGAACTCCCGGCGCTGTACGCGAGCGCCGACGCGTTCGTGTATGCCTCAACCACCGAAACGTTGGGGCTGGTCGTTCTGGAGGCGATGGCGTCCGGGCTGCCGGTCGTGGCCACCCCGGCGTTGGGGGTGGGTGACTTCCTCGAAGATGGACGCAACGGGCTCGCGTTTCCCGCCTATAACGTAGACGCCTGTGCGCAGGCCATGCGGCAGTTGTGCACTGGGGAGTCGCTGCATGAGCGACTGCGATCGGGGGCCCGCCAGACGGCGGAGCGCTTCGCCGATGGTGCCGAAATGGATCGGCTTGATGGGGTACTGCAGGATCTCGCCCACACGCCCCTGCCCGAAGCGCCAGCCCATCGCCTCTTCAACGCGGCGCGTGCACTGCCAGATAGTCGCTGAACAGGGCATCCCAGATCGCGCCCCACGAACGCGCGAGCGCCACTTCCCGCGCTCGGAGCCCACGACGAACCACGTCGGGGCGATCTTGCACTGTTTCGTGCAGCACCTGGGCAAACGCATCCGCTTCACCAGGCGTGGCCAACCACCCGGTGTCGGGCGGTACCACTTCGCGTGAGG contains the following coding sequences:
- a CDS encoding S9 family peptidase, with translation MTGALRAQPAATAASTGQSGAPRTLGLDDLLDIRTTTLSALSDDGRFAVALMARPRSSMGIDYNRNFGDPTYAAPQRREAWVIDTRSGERIPLFTEPRVIGGTAWSPDAGVLAVLVQRQDDRFDVLLWDRATRRTRSLTIPGGRYAFAGSDMRWNSDGTSLVLAVRSEAWRTKATAEFARLTTGPRIVQSSTEPFLAWNGLQRLGAVESVVQIDRRSGALTEVLPEGMRQQWQLTRDGQLVVYSEDITKKTDYDVIGGTEQQLWVRPTAGGAPTQLFPSLRTIRPVWDRDGRRYAFTRDDQLFVGILGDTSRTRLAGDTTPRSDTSSTARTRRARERFTPVAWVGTSALVATNRDGVWLLNTASRERTMIVASSDSVLTTPRVRYVGAMQNDQQLLMTMESRTAWERAMLRYDIAARRLDTVPTDSRIIGASTVSADGSTLVVSAGAGNRPADLFALRGALTSWQPLTNANPSLAQTSLGQTELLQWLDADGAREFGVVHYPANYVKGQRYPTVMLIYEDFFNDSWDATANLLNANGYVVVKPSVRFDVGFPGEAWVKSVTAAANKVIELGIADSTRLGVHGTSYGGYATNLLITQTARFKAAINISGKVDMVSFYTDSPRLGVRNTHAAEKSQDRLGATLWQQPQKYIAHSAVMFADRITTPLLLMTGEQDHNVPAINTREMYYALRRLGKEVTWVTYTNGGHGVPLSSMDDWTDFHTRLLGWYAQHLKKTTP
- a CDS encoding DUF3108 domain-containing protein, whose translation is MPSLIRFSVAQLCGTLCLALPASVLAQPAAPRDSAHGARLPFGTGEVLDYKVNVSFGGNIGHGQMRVEGPVAERGVTTWRLVSEMKAKRAFVKATDKTTSWIDPLRFATTRFEKVERHPLSNSSETVEMDLVAGTWREAKGEPQALASQFPLDELSFLYFLRTLPLDKEGSHHFNRHFDDTRNPTMVTVGAEEAVDTPLGTFPTRVVIMHVRDPKHYKGVGLIKINIDLSACRLPVRIVSRMPIVGTTTLTLVGRTDSPNHCES
- a CDS encoding YceI family protein, which produces MRSLISHLSISAAALLLIAATPSSIPGALTLGEGSRLWFDGTSTLRSWSCSADKIDATLNSPVDDVIDHTLDGKKVAGTVQVDFPVSKLECKNGTMNEHMGKALKTKEFTNIRFTMTSYDVAKGSAVTGTLQGTLQLAGKTMPISVPVTFGTAADGAMRVTGKVPVKMTDWEVKPPTLMLGSIKVGPVVTVNFDLQLQKGTTVTQ
- a CDS encoding serine hydrolase domain-containing protein; amino-acid sequence: MALFLALRRGVVWSAAFVFSASCTSLLDAQPASAAGRSSRPQPALRHGFAPERLARIDTMLNEAVRREEVGGLVAYVLRDDQVVYERAVGWSNREQRIPMAPNALFRIASQTKALTSAAVLMLMEEGRLSLGTPASRFMPTFARTTVAERTDTGVTIVPARRPITIKDLLTHTAGISYGVDATVAEKYRAKGLGPAAGYGWYTADKSVPICTTMDTLGTLPFVAQPGQRFVYGYNTDVLGCIVERASGKPLDVFLRERLTQPLGMMDTHFFVPEAKRARLVTVYSSSAQGTTRAEDGAKGQGHYVDGPRMSFAGGAGLVSTAQDYARFLQMIAHRGSWRGTHYLAPHTVGLMTSHQIGALYGPGLGFGLGFETVEAYGASNLASRGTFGWGGAYGSNYKVDPAEGLVIVVMMNQLPNTSDVVARFQTMLYAALMESRAR
- a CDS encoding DUF1028 domain-containing protein, with the translated sequence MPRAVPRLVSHLTLLVALIIALPRAAHATWSVIAVDKATGRVVIASATCVNNTDSFLMGVQAVIVPGKGVAACQAGVDRTKANQMLVYRELQKGTDPARIIEMLSEDPAFQSRQFGIVDLQGRHAGHSGLANGYVTQDMQGQVPGTEIYYSIQGNILRPGDVVPNAVRAFVQTQGSLTDRVMAALETADRFGGDSRCDCPPLPAGGSAALIACEGRTSYIAYILMANATDTSGDSHNNGTYAMYLTVTQPDQGGPNAIKPGENLNPVKTLRLRYDTWRKTQPRSFK
- a CDS encoding YbhB/YbcL family Raf kinase inhibitor-like protein, translated to MTRRATRWIALAGGLAVALSTAPGLLSAQPRAPMRVLSLTSSAFDDGALIPARHAQTGRDVSPPLAWRGAPDSTRSFVLVVHDADAAAGDGTDDLLHWLVWNIPGTANSLPEGMAAGAQLPNGVRQISASGPYYRGPAAPASGPAHHYVFELYALDIAVSQAPAALPPALTRATIMRAISGHVLAKGVLVGRYQRPAP
- a CDS encoding glycosyltransferase family 4 protein is translated as MRILFCTDTYPPQLNGVSVVTAAMVAGLHRRGWECAVIAPTYPPGTRDVLPVPVAVAQHAVPAFSWPPYPDVRLALNARGRVRDIIRDFAPTVVHCASELAIGRAGLLEARAHGIPVCTTYHTDFSRYCDAYGVPWLRPAVTRWIARFHRRADLTLTPSRAARQSLHDLNVRHVRVWSGGIDADQFHPRHFSLLTRHRLAMGQAFTFLYVGRLAPEKSVEVVLSAFARLAAQCPAGSVRLLVAGTGPSEAALRNQAPPGVTFLGAVNRATELPALYASADAFVYASTTETLGLVVLEAMASGLPVVATPALGVGDFLEDGRNGLAFPAYNVDACAQAMRQLCTGESLHERLRSGARQTAERFADGAEMDRLDGVLQDLAHTPLPEAPAHRLFNAARALPDSR